A region from the Aegilops tauschii subsp. strangulata cultivar AL8/78 chromosome 5, Aet v6.0, whole genome shotgun sequence genome encodes:
- the LOC109770312 gene encoding MYB-like transcription factor ODO1, whose product MGRQPCCDKLGVKRGPWTAEEDRKLMAFILGNAGRCCWRAVPKLAGLLRCGKSCRLRWTNYLRPDLKRGLLTDDEERLVVDLHAKLGNRWSKIAAKLPGRTDNEIKNHWNTHIKKKLIKMGIDPITHEPLEVRKQPQQASLSTTSAQSSTITIECKSNNGEKSQQQDTHINMDKDASSVGSESSPPELSGTNTDNTTSGTNGMHDQDPLVKWLLEDEDDLPAIGIVEEPWLDFAVENDVDKFNSIPSAMSWDIGATDWLLDYQDFGAGDSSLLEDASMVDSSSGSNL is encoded by the exons ATGGGGCGGCAGCCGTGCTGCGACAAGCTGGGGGTGAAGCGCGGGCCGTGGACGGCGGAGGAGGACCGGAAGCTGATGGCCTTCATCCTCGGCAACGCCGGGCGCTGCTGCTGGCGCGCCGTGCCCAAGCTCGCCGGCCTGCTGCGCTGCGGCAAGAGCTGCCGCCTCCGCTGGACCAACTACCTCCGCCCCGACCTCAAGCGCGGCCTCCTCACCGACGACGAGGAGCGGCTCGTCGTCGACCTCCACGCCAAGCTCGGCAACAG ATGGTCCAAAATTGCTGCGAAGTTACCAGGAAGGACAGATAACGAGATTAAGAATCATTGGAACACACACATAAAGAAGAAGCTCATCAAGATGGGAATTGACCCGATCACACACGAGCCCCTCGAAGTCCGAAAGCAACCACAACAAGCTAGCCTATCCACAACATCTGCACAATCCTCGACCATCACGATTGAATGCAAGTCCAACAATGGGGAAAAAAGCCAGCAGCAGGACACACACATCAATATGGACAAGGACGCGTCATCGGTCGGCAGCGAGTCCAGCCCGCCGGAGTTATCAGGCACAAACACCGACAACACTACAAGTGGTACCAACGGCATGCATGACCAAGATCCACTAGTGAAGTGGCTGCTGGAAGATGAGGATGACCTCCCCGCCATTGGCATCGTCGAAGAGCCGTGGCTTGACTTCGCAGTCGAAAATGATGTTGACAAGTTCAATAGCATTCCTTCTGCCATGTCATGGGACATTGGAGCGACGGATTGGCTGCTCGACTACCAAGATTTTGGGGCAGGGGACTCGAGTTTGCTTGAAGATGCCTCCATGGTCGACAGCTCAAGTGGATCAAATCTCTAG